From the Jatrophihabitans endophyticus genome, one window contains:
- a CDS encoding RNA polymerase-binding protein RbpA encodes MADRTLRGSRLGAISYETEYGAEPAPRNVAAYRCERGHEFTVPFSEEAEIPPTWDCKFDGSTAKLIDGPEPEAKKTKAPRTHWDMLMERRTIADLEEVLAERLDVLRARRGQKSA; translated from the coding sequence ATGGCAGACCGCACCCTGCGCGGCAGCCGGCTCGGCGCTATCAGCTACGAGACGGAGTACGGCGCGGAGCCCGCGCCTCGCAACGTCGCCGCCTACCGCTGCGAGCGCGGCCACGAGTTCACGGTGCCGTTCTCCGAAGAGGCCGAGATCCCGCCGACCTGGGACTGCAAGTTCGACGGCAGCACGGCGAAGCTGATCGACGGCCCCGAGCCCGAGGCGAAGAAGACCAAGGCGCCGCGCACCCACTGGGACATGCTGATGGAGCGCCGCACCATCGCCGACCTCGAAGAGGTCCTGGCCGAGCGGCTGGACGTCCTGCGCGCCCGGCGCGGCCAGAAGTCCGCCTGA
- a CDS encoding DUF2237 family protein, translating to MSRNVLGGVLAECGTAPVTGFHRDGHCTSGVEDVGNHTVCAVVTAEFLAHQQSVGNDLSTPRPQFRFPGLQPGDRWCVVALRWLQAHEDGVAPPVVLAATNRRALAVVDLAVLRQYAVDVPDDPGVLG from the coding sequence ATGAGTCGCAACGTCCTGGGCGGCGTGCTCGCGGAGTGCGGAACGGCGCCCGTGACCGGCTTCCACCGCGACGGCCACTGCACGAGCGGGGTCGAGGACGTCGGCAACCACACCGTCTGTGCCGTGGTGACCGCCGAGTTCCTGGCCCACCAGCAGTCAGTCGGCAACGACCTGTCGACGCCGCGTCCGCAGTTCCGCTTCCCGGGGCTGCAGCCCGGCGACCGGTGGTGCGTCGTCGCGCTGCGGTGGCTGCAGGCGCACGAGGACGGCGTGGCCCCGCCGGTCGTGCTCGCGGCCACCAACCGGCGGGCGCTCGCGGTCGTGGACCTCGCCGTCCTGCGGCAGTACGCCGTCGACGTACCCGACGATCCCGGGGTGCTGGGCTGA
- a CDS encoding DUF4032 domain-containing protein, which translates to MGNYRLTTLGTNTALLDLPFELPLAQWPRERLVFVPRGISRHVVRFVELSGEVFAIKEATDRYVLREHRLLRSLAEASVPVVEAYGTVTERVDHAGEELGALLVTRHLQFSQPYRALFTGRSLPHLRTRLLDGLAALFVQLHLAGFYWGDCSLSNTLFRRDAGALAAYLVDAETGEMHETLSPGQRDSDLQIATMNIAGELFDLQAAGLMSTDVDAAETALSLRPRYDSLWEELTSDLIVPSGENFRINAQLRRLNELGFDVSELAIKTVPDGLRVRFGTHVVEAGHHQRRLFELTGLRVQENQARALLGDLSRFRAKWESGTNQTIPEDLAARRWLDEKFYGTVGLVPPQLRVKLPDAELFHEISEHRWLLSEKNGQDVGRAAAVASYVGTVLADLPDTRVDLSQGPPTEEFAPIFD; encoded by the coding sequence GTGGGCAACTACCGCCTGACCACGCTCGGGACGAACACCGCCCTGCTCGACCTGCCCTTCGAGCTGCCGCTGGCGCAGTGGCCGCGCGAGCGGCTGGTGTTCGTGCCACGCGGCATCTCCCGCCACGTCGTCCGGTTCGTGGAGCTCTCCGGCGAGGTCTTCGCCATCAAGGAGGCCACCGACCGATACGTGCTGCGCGAGCACCGGCTGCTGCGCTCGCTGGCCGAGGCCTCCGTCCCGGTCGTGGAGGCCTACGGCACGGTCACCGAACGGGTCGACCACGCCGGCGAGGAGCTCGGCGCGCTGCTCGTCACCCGCCACCTGCAGTTCTCGCAGCCGTATCGGGCATTGTTCACCGGACGCAGCCTGCCGCACCTGCGCACCCGGCTGCTCGACGGTCTCGCCGCGCTGTTCGTCCAGCTGCATCTCGCCGGCTTCTACTGGGGTGACTGCTCGCTATCGAACACGCTGTTCCGTCGCGACGCGGGCGCCCTGGCCGCCTACCTCGTCGACGCCGAGACCGGCGAGATGCACGAGACGCTCTCCCCCGGCCAGCGTGACTCGGATCTGCAGATCGCCACCATGAACATCGCCGGCGAGCTGTTCGACCTGCAGGCCGCCGGCTTGATGAGCACCGACGTGGACGCGGCCGAGACCGCGCTGAGCCTGCGCCCGCGCTACGACTCGCTGTGGGAGGAGCTCACCAGCGACCTCATCGTGCCGTCGGGCGAGAACTTCCGGATCAACGCGCAGCTGCGCCGGCTCAACGAGCTGGGTTTCGACGTCAGCGAGCTGGCGATCAAGACGGTGCCGGACGGCCTGCGGGTGCGCTTCGGCACGCACGTCGTCGAGGCCGGCCACCACCAGCGCCGGCTCTTCGAACTCACCGGGCTGCGGGTGCAGGAGAACCAGGCCCGCGCGCTGCTCGGCGACCTCAGCCGGTTCCGGGCCAAGTGGGAGTCGGGCACCAACCAGACCATCCCCGAGGACCTCGCAGCCCGGCGCTGGCTGGACGAGAAGTTCTACGGGACGGTCGGGCTGGTCCCGCCGCAGCTGCGGGTCAAGCTGCCCGACGCCGAGCTGTTCCACGAGATCAGCGAGCACCGCTGGCTGCTGTCGGAGAAGAACGGCCAGGACGTCGGTCGCGCCGCGGCCGTGGCGTCGTACGTCGGCACGGTGCTGGCCGACCTGCCCGACACCCGCGTCGACCTCTCCCAGGGGCCACCGACCGAGGAGTTCGCGCCGATCTTCGACTAG
- a CDS encoding 5'-3' exonuclease, with protein sequence MTDATVLVVDGNSLVHRSFHAQAHTGEPAWAVRGLLTQLVAAVDRIRPVGVVVGFDDPERSLRRERWPQYKANRGEKLDTLVEQLADAVATLRELGLAVVVPPGLEADDVLCSTAAVAARAGARTVVVTSDRDAFALIDDTTCVLRIINGGVEASPLMTPDRLVTLLGVRPEQYRDFAALRGDPSDNLPGVRGVGPRTAARLLAAFGTARAAFDDLAAVRTHLGAGVTARLAAPGARAAWELNCQVMTMRDDVEIGLALDAGPGVLPLPAEVVDRVYRSHRLTWSAGQAVRVLAEVDADVPVPTYADAGGDDWFPTGTTAPRRVPRLPRATPRTPSSEQLSLF encoded by the coding sequence ATGACCGATGCGACCGTGCTGGTGGTCGACGGCAACTCCCTCGTCCACCGCAGCTTCCACGCGCAGGCCCACACCGGGGAGCCGGCGTGGGCGGTGCGTGGCCTGCTGACCCAGCTGGTCGCCGCCGTGGATCGCATCCGGCCGGTCGGCGTCGTGGTGGGGTTCGACGACCCCGAGCGGTCGCTGCGCCGCGAACGGTGGCCGCAGTACAAGGCGAACCGCGGCGAGAAGCTGGACACCCTGGTCGAGCAGCTCGCCGACGCGGTGGCGACGCTGCGTGAGCTCGGCCTGGCCGTCGTCGTCCCGCCCGGTCTGGAGGCCGACGACGTGCTGTGCTCGACCGCCGCGGTCGCCGCGCGCGCCGGGGCCAGGACGGTCGTGGTGACCTCCGACCGCGACGCGTTCGCGCTGATCGACGACACCACGTGCGTGCTGCGCATCATCAACGGCGGGGTCGAGGCGTCCCCGCTGATGACGCCCGACCGGCTGGTGACCCTCCTCGGCGTGCGCCCCGAGCAGTACCGGGACTTCGCCGCGCTCCGTGGCGACCCGTCGGACAACCTGCCGGGCGTACGCGGTGTGGGGCCGCGCACCGCGGCGCGTCTGCTCGCCGCGTTCGGCACCGCCCGGGCCGCGTTCGACGACCTGGCCGCCGTGCGCACCCACCTCGGGGCGGGGGTCACGGCGCGGTTGGCGGCCCCCGGGGCCCGCGCCGCGTGGGAGCTCAACTGCCAGGTCATGACGATGCGTGACGACGTCGAGATCGGACTGGCGCTCGACGCCGGGCCGGGCGTGCTGCCGCTGCCGGCCGAGGTCGTCGACCGGGTCTACCGTTCGCACCGCCTCACCTGGTCGGCGGGGCAGGCCGTGCGCGTGCTCGCCGAGGTCGACGCGGACGTGCCGGTGCCGACCTACGCCGACGCCGGCGGTGACGACTGGTTCCCGACGGGCACCACGGCGCCCCGCCGCGTCCCGCGGCTGCCCCGTGCCACACCCCGCACGCCGAGCTCGGAGCAGCTGTCGCTGTTCTGA
- a CDS encoding MBL fold metallo-hydrolase: MSDTYTGHVEVGGTKDVRRLPGLTIAKLAVGPMNNNAYLLRCTQTDEGLLVDAANEADRLRELVEFEGPPVSAVLTTHRHQDHWEALAETADFAGAAVYAGADDADELPVAVDERLQHGDTVTVGDATLEVIHLRGHTPGSVALVYRDPEGVAHLFTGDSLFPGGVGKTWSPTDFTSLLDDVEQRVFATLPDDTWFYPGHGDDSTLGAERPHLAEWRERGW, translated from the coding sequence GTGAGCGATACCTACACCGGCCACGTCGAGGTCGGCGGCACCAAGGACGTCCGACGGCTGCCCGGGCTGACGATCGCCAAGCTCGCGGTCGGGCCGATGAACAACAACGCCTACCTGCTGCGCTGCACGCAGACCGACGAGGGCCTGCTCGTCGACGCGGCCAACGAGGCGGACCGGCTGCGCGAGCTGGTGGAGTTCGAGGGCCCCCCGGTGTCGGCCGTCCTCACCACCCACCGCCACCAGGACCACTGGGAGGCGCTGGCCGAGACCGCCGACTTCGCGGGGGCCGCGGTGTACGCGGGCGCCGACGACGCCGACGAGCTCCCCGTCGCCGTCGACGAGCGGCTGCAGCACGGCGACACCGTCACCGTGGGCGACGCGACGCTCGAGGTGATCCACCTGCGCGGGCACACCCCCGGCTCGGTCGCGCTCGTCTACCGCGATCCCGAGGGCGTCGCCCACCTGTTCACCGGTGACTCGCTCTTCCCCGGCGGCGTCGGCAAGACGTGGTCACCCACCGACTTCACCTCGCTGCTCGACGACGTCGAGCAGCGGGTGTTCGCGACGCTCCCGGACGACACCTGGTTCTACCCGGGCCACGGCGACGACTCGACCCTCGGCGCGGAGCGCCCCCACCTCGCGGAGTGGCGCGAGCGCGGCTGGTGA
- a CDS encoding thymidine kinase: MLEPVPVIREARDPREDRGALSSVPAAGNRRATPMPAQLKFFHGPMDCGKSTLALQIDHNHARQGRHGMLLVRYDRSGGAAITTRVGLARAAIELGDDTDIRLLVREHWAAGRAVDYLIVDEAGFLTAAHVDQLAELADDSHVDVYCFGLATDFRTELLPGAKRLFELADETVPVHVEVLCWCGRPGRLNARVVDGRVVREGDTVVVADTLAADHGTAGGTGAGGGDDAASATGVEPEVHYQVLCRTHHRRGDLGTAAGRGQLALELP, encoded by the coding sequence GTGCTCGAACCGGTGCCCGTGATCCGCGAGGCCCGCGATCCCCGCGAGGACCGTGGCGCGCTCTCCTCCGTTCCCGCCGCCGGCAACCGCCGCGCCACGCCGATGCCGGCGCAGCTGAAGTTCTTCCACGGCCCGATGGACTGCGGGAAGTCCACCCTCGCCCTGCAGATCGACCACAACCACGCCCGGCAGGGTCGGCACGGCATGCTGCTGGTGCGCTACGACCGCTCCGGGGGCGCCGCGATCACCACCCGGGTCGGGCTCGCGCGGGCCGCGATCGAGCTCGGCGACGACACCGACATCCGGCTGCTGGTGCGCGAGCACTGGGCGGCCGGGCGCGCCGTCGACTACCTGATCGTGGACGAGGCCGGGTTCCTCACCGCCGCTCACGTCGACCAGCTCGCCGAGCTCGCCGACGACTCGCACGTCGACGTGTACTGCTTCGGGCTCGCGACCGACTTCCGGACCGAGCTGCTGCCGGGCGCCAAGCGGTTGTTCGAGCTGGCCGACGAGACCGTCCCCGTCCACGTCGAGGTGCTGTGCTGGTGCGGGCGGCCCGGGCGGCTCAACGCACGCGTCGTGGACGGTCGCGTCGTCCGTGAGGGCGACACCGTCGTCGTCGCCGACACGCTCGCCGCCGACCACGGCACCGCCGGCGGCACCGGCGCTGGCGGTGGTGACGATGCCGCGTCGGCGACCGGCGTCGAACCCGAGGTGCACTACCAGGTCCTCTGCCGCACGCACCACCGCCGCGGCGACCTCGGCACCGCCGCGGGACGAGGTCAGCTGGCCCTCGAGCTGCCCTGA
- a CDS encoding FUSC family protein: MRDGVDRLAGADPGLTQLRTATQAILGIVVAVGLVYGFVRLTGALQLPAAAGPPAVVTATNHALLIVSMLVGGILAMMAGFVVNDPSPRQQLVSTLLLPAPMLAAIAVGLLLGPYRVASLAWLVVLMTLAVYVRRWGPRGFAAGLVAFNGGFLGFFLHRQLSLGDLGWLAADVGLGVVAASFVRFVVLRDDPERALERMRRSWQQRARRLLDLGAETVAASGPRHRSRDGVDALHRHPHDGQLRRQVVRLNESTLIIEAQLVLTSPTSARVEAQELFGAELSLTNCARFCAALPHVLTPADAALRAGADAAVRAARDEQWPLVRDRAAGLREHPGSTERATTLVRRLALSLEQYAASRERLHHAIEERRRGVTVATFQPAVELASGFLPGSVPVSAQASTTPGRGRFERTVMPPYVRSSLQIAVAATVAVVVGDLVDGFRLYWAVLAAFLAFMATTNTGEQVRKALFRVAGTAIGIVVGDVLVHATGGNVAAALPVVLVVLFLGIYLIRTNYTFMVVGVTMMLSLLYYQLGEFSWDLLVLRLAETAVGVGAVVLTVLVVFPLRPQRVIAAGVLLWFRALATLLDHSLDRLLGGETRPLRSDIRALDASWAALEAAAEPLRRATFGRNSTQLAEIRAVSSAARFYARSLGDAVAELADPHLPALRPAARDLRGSVAAIDTRLESGTHGTYVRAAALVERAARELPADAELAHLALRDLTLLDGALARFAAALDMQVRDHDTSDLLGGGGGGGHGAPSP; encoded by the coding sequence GTGCGCGACGGCGTCGACCGGCTGGCCGGCGCCGACCCGGGGCTGACGCAGCTGCGCACCGCCACCCAGGCGATCCTCGGCATCGTCGTCGCGGTGGGCCTGGTCTACGGGTTCGTGCGACTCACCGGGGCGCTGCAGCTGCCCGCCGCCGCCGGGCCGCCCGCCGTCGTCACGGCCACGAACCACGCCCTGCTGATCGTCTCGATGCTCGTCGGCGGCATCCTCGCGATGATGGCCGGCTTCGTGGTCAACGACCCGTCGCCGCGCCAGCAGTTGGTGTCGACGCTGTTGCTGCCCGCACCCATGCTCGCCGCGATCGCCGTCGGGCTGCTGCTCGGGCCGTACCGGGTGGCCTCGCTGGCGTGGCTGGTCGTGCTGATGACCCTGGCGGTTTACGTGCGCCGCTGGGGCCCGCGCGGCTTCGCGGCGGGGCTGGTCGCGTTCAACGGCGGCTTCCTCGGCTTCTTCCTGCACCGGCAGCTCTCCCTCGGCGACCTCGGGTGGCTGGCCGCGGACGTCGGGCTGGGCGTCGTCGCCGCGTCGTTCGTGCGCTTCGTGGTCCTGCGCGACGACCCGGAGCGCGCGCTGGAGCGGATGCGGCGTTCCTGGCAGCAGCGGGCCCGTCGCCTGCTCGACCTCGGCGCCGAGACCGTGGCGGCGTCCGGGCCCCGCCACCGCAGCCGCGACGGCGTGGACGCGCTGCACCGGCACCCGCACGACGGGCAGCTGCGCCGTCAGGTCGTCCGGCTCAACGAGTCGACGCTGATCATCGAGGCGCAGCTCGTGCTGACGTCGCCGACGTCGGCCAGGGTGGAGGCCCAGGAGCTGTTCGGCGCGGAGCTGTCGCTGACCAACTGCGCGCGGTTCTGCGCGGCGCTGCCGCACGTGCTCACGCCGGCGGACGCGGCCCTGCGGGCCGGCGCGGACGCGGCGGTCCGCGCGGCCCGCGACGAGCAGTGGCCGCTGGTGCGGGACCGGGCGGCAGGGCTGCGCGAACACCCCGGCTCGACCGAGCGGGCGACGACGCTCGTCCGGCGGCTCGCGCTCTCCCTGGAGCAGTACGCGGCCTCGCGCGAGCGGCTGCACCACGCGATCGAGGAGCGTCGCCGGGGCGTCACCGTCGCGACCTTCCAGCCGGCCGTCGAGCTGGCCAGCGGCTTCCTGCCCGGGTCGGTGCCGGTCAGTGCCCAGGCGTCGACCACGCCGGGGCGGGGGCGGTTCGAGCGGACGGTGATGCCGCCCTACGTGCGCTCGTCGCTGCAGATCGCGGTGGCTGCGACCGTCGCGGTGGTCGTCGGTGACCTCGTGGACGGCTTCCGGCTCTACTGGGCGGTGCTGGCCGCGTTCCTCGCGTTCATGGCGACGACGAACACCGGTGAGCAGGTGCGCAAGGCGCTGTTCCGTGTCGCGGGGACGGCGATCGGGATCGTCGTCGGCGACGTGCTCGTGCACGCGACCGGTGGGAACGTGGCGGCCGCCTTGCCGGTCGTGCTGGTGGTGCTGTTCCTCGGCATCTACCTCATCCGCACCAACTACACGTTCATGGTCGTCGGCGTGACGATGATGCTGTCCTTGCTCTACTACCAGCTGGGCGAGTTCAGCTGGGACCTGCTCGTGCTGCGGCTCGCCGAGACGGCCGTCGGCGTCGGGGCCGTCGTGCTGACCGTGCTGGTGGTGTTCCCGCTGCGGCCACAGCGGGTGATCGCCGCGGGTGTGCTGCTGTGGTTCCGTGCGCTGGCGACGCTGCTGGACCACTCGCTGGACCGGCTGCTCGGCGGCGAAACGCGGCCGCTGCGCTCGGACATCCGCGCCCTCGACGCGTCCTGGGCGGCGCTCGAGGCGGCGGCCGAACCGCTGCGGCGCGCGACCTTCGGGCGCAACTCGACCCAGCTCGCCGAGATCCGCGCCGTCAGCTCGGCCGCGCGGTTCTACGCCCGCTCGCTCGGCGACGCCGTGGCCGAGCTCGCCGACCCCCACCTTCCGGCGCTGCGCCCGGCGGCGCGCGACCTGCGCGGCTCGGTGGCGGCGATCGACACCCGGCTGGAGAGCGGCACGCACGGTACGTACGTGCGGGCCGCGGCGCTGGTCGAGCGCGCGGCCCGCGAGCTGCCCGCGGACGCCGAGCTCGCGCACCTGGCCCTGCGCGACCTCACGCTGCTCGACGGCGCGCTGGCGCGGTTCGCCGCCGCGCTCGATATGCAGGTGCGCGACCACGACACGTCCGACCTGCTCGGCGGCGGAGGCGGCGGCGGCCACGGCGCCCCCTCCCCGTGA